From Treponema sp. OMZ 787:
AAACGGATAATCTATTTATTACGGCAGTAAAAGTATTCAATAAAGATGCATCTTTTCATGCTGTATCTTTTATAAAAATTGAAGATGATAAGATTGTTTCGATGGATGAATATTGGGGAGATGACGGCGTACCTCCGCAATGGAGAATTGATATGAAAATAGGAACTAAGATTATATAAATGATGATAATTTA
This genomic window contains:
- a CDS encoding nuclear transport factor 2 family protein; translated protein: MIRTFFNKKAIIRWHNTNEQFTLEEFIRANCEYPGKWEAEIERIEKTDNLFITAVKVFNKDASFHAVSFIKIEDDKIVSMDEYWGDDGVPPQWRIDMKIGTKII